One Brevibacterium spongiae DNA segment encodes these proteins:
- a CDS encoding GNAT family N-acetyltransferase, with translation MRFRRTTRADFPLLARWLGSSHVARFWNHETTAEAIERDFGGSIDGTEPSFDYIVEEDGVPIGLIQRSAIWDYADEQRELINLADVPRGALTIDYFIGEQAATGHGVGTRMIREFTELCFRDSPVAPAIIVPVTAVNQASWKALAAAGYERIAEGQLPPDNPSDDGWHVVYRRDRP, from the coding sequence GTGAGGTTCCGACGGACGACGAGAGCCGATTTTCCGCTGCTCGCTCGGTGGCTCGGCTCGTCGCACGTCGCCCGATTCTGGAACCACGAGACGACGGCTGAGGCGATTGAGCGGGACTTCGGCGGCAGCATCGACGGGACCGAACCGTCGTTCGACTACATCGTCGAGGAGGACGGAGTGCCGATCGGTCTCATCCAACGCAGTGCGATCTGGGATTACGCGGACGAGCAGCGGGAGCTCATCAACCTGGCCGACGTGCCCAGGGGTGCGTTGACGATCGACTATTTCATCGGCGAGCAGGCGGCGACGGGCCACGGCGTCGGTACGCGGATGATCCGCGAGTTCACCGAACTCTGCTTCCGCGACAGCCCGGTCGCACCGGCGATCATCGTGCCGGTGACCGCCGTCAACCAGGCATCATGGAAAGCGCTGGCGGCCGCCGGCTACGAACGGATCGCTGAGGGGCAGCTGCCACCGGACAACCCGAGCGACGACGGGTGGCACGTCGTCTACCGTCGGGACCGTCCTTGA
- a CDS encoding PadR family transcriptional regulator — translation MADKSRTNQSAETDPAPSPEEREWLDHRVDSWVETYKKSMLTPVTLSLVAAHQPAEISTIAEAVTAATGWQITERGLYRTIKRLQDSGLLQSRAVDAPRTGAKRKLLSLTPLGASYLAGIRGHLVEVPASE, via the coding sequence GTGGCCGACAAGTCACGCACGAACCAGAGCGCGGAGACCGACCCTGCGCCTTCTCCGGAGGAACGGGAGTGGCTGGACCACCGCGTCGACTCGTGGGTCGAGACCTATAAGAAGTCGATGCTCACCCCGGTCACGCTCTCACTGGTCGCCGCGCACCAGCCGGCGGAGATCTCGACCATCGCCGAGGCGGTCACCGCAGCCACCGGCTGGCAGATCACCGAACGCGGCCTCTACCGCACGATCAAACGCCTGCAGGATTCAGGATTGCTGCAGAGCAGAGCCGTCGACGCCCCGCGGACCGGGGCGAAGCGCAAGCTGCTGTCCCTGACCCCGCTGGGAGCAAGTTATCTCGCGGGGATCCGGGGCCACCTCGTCGAGGTTCCTGCCTCCGAGTGA
- a CDS encoding carbon-nitrogen hydrolase family protein: protein MAKVAVVQAGSVLFDAEASVDKAIARLREAASNGAELVVFPEAFIGGYPKGSMFGAPVGMRTGDGRAQFERYFDGAVTVDGPEIARLAEAAHDANVFVVIGIIERSGNTLYCTALMIDPELGVVGAHRKLMPTGTERVIWGFGDGSTLDTMDTPLGRVGSVICWENYMPLLRQAMYAKGVSVYCAPTVDDRPAWTATMTHIALEGRTHVLSACQYITKSEFPDDHPFDEELPYGETAIRGGSVIVAPTGEVLAGPVYDEETILYADIDPGAKTRSHLDFDPVGHYSRPDVFELRVDTRAKGSVTFE, encoded by the coding sequence ATGGCAAAGGTGGCAGTCGTCCAGGCAGGTTCTGTCCTCTTCGATGCTGAGGCGTCCGTCGACAAGGCGATTGCGCGGCTGCGTGAGGCTGCGAGCAACGGGGCCGAGCTCGTCGTGTTCCCCGAGGCGTTCATCGGCGGGTATCCGAAGGGCAGCATGTTCGGTGCACCCGTGGGGATGCGCACCGGGGACGGTCGCGCGCAGTTCGAGCGGTACTTCGATGGCGCGGTCACCGTCGATGGTCCCGAGATCGCCAGGCTCGCCGAGGCAGCCCACGACGCCAACGTCTTCGTCGTCATCGGCATCATCGAACGTTCCGGCAATACCCTCTACTGCACGGCACTGATGATCGATCCGGAGCTCGGGGTCGTCGGCGCGCACCGGAAGCTCATGCCCACCGGCACGGAACGTGTCATCTGGGGCTTCGGGGACGGCTCGACACTCGACACGATGGATACGCCGTTAGGCCGGGTCGGCAGCGTCATCTGCTGGGAGAACTACATGCCGCTGCTGCGCCAGGCGATGTATGCCAAGGGCGTGTCCGTCTACTGTGCACCGACCGTCGATGACCGTCCGGCGTGGACGGCGACTATGACGCACATCGCGCTCGAGGGGCGAACGCACGTGCTCTCGGCCTGCCAGTACATCACGAAGAGCGAGTTCCCTGACGACCACCCCTTCGACGAGGAGTTGCCCTACGGCGAAACCGCTATCCGAGGCGGAAGCGTCATCGTCGCGCCCACCGGCGAGGTGCTGGCCGGACCTGTCTATGACGAGGAGACGATCCTCTATGCCGATATCGATCCCGGCGCCAAGACCCGCTCACACCTCGACTTCGATCCTGTCGGCCACTACTCCCGACCCGACGTCTTCGAGCTGAGGGTCGATACCCGCGCGAAGGGTTCCGTGACGTTTGAGTGA
- a CDS encoding pyridoxal-phosphate dependent enzyme: MTTSATTDRWIANDRDRTWSSPDQDDAALNFHRSLTGYAPTALIALPELAAELGVAAVFAKDESTRQGLPAFKALGASWAVHRALEASQADPGAEVVTATDGNHGRAVARFAREADRPARIFVPAGGIHPSAVAAIRGEGAEVVELEANYDQTVAAAADYAAANAGVLVQDTAWDGYEEVPGWIVEGYSTLFHEIDSQLAAAGHHAPDLICVPTGVGSLLQAALAHYRRSGSNPERGSTAGPGTQAGRADHTAVVSVETEAAACMGPSLRAGHPVTVKTGQTIMSGLNCGTPSSVAWPLVRDGLDAAVTVSDSAAVEAAHRLAELGVAAGPCGAASLAGVREAIGGAEKEDRRRHLGVDASSVIVLTVTEGSDANPVPEV; the protein is encoded by the coding sequence ATGACCACGTCTGCCACCACCGACCGGTGGATCGCCAACGACCGCGACCGCACCTGGTCGAGTCCCGACCAGGATGATGCTGCCCTGAACTTCCACCGCAGCCTCACCGGCTACGCACCCACTGCGCTCATCGCTTTGCCGGAGCTGGCCGCTGAGCTCGGCGTGGCGGCAGTCTTCGCCAAGGACGAGTCGACGCGGCAGGGTCTGCCCGCGTTCAAAGCCCTCGGAGCATCGTGGGCCGTCCACCGTGCGCTGGAGGCGTCGCAGGCTGACCCGGGCGCCGAGGTCGTCACTGCCACCGATGGCAACCACGGTCGGGCTGTGGCTCGGTTCGCCCGGGAGGCCGATCGGCCGGCCCGGATCTTCGTCCCGGCCGGCGGCATCCACCCGAGCGCCGTCGCCGCGATCCGCGGCGAGGGAGCAGAGGTCGTCGAGCTCGAGGCGAATTACGATCAGACCGTCGCCGCGGCCGCCGACTATGCAGCCGCGAACGCCGGTGTGCTCGTCCAGGACACCGCGTGGGACGGGTATGAAGAGGTTCCCGGGTGGATCGTCGAGGGCTATTCGACACTCTTCCACGAAATCGACTCTCAGCTGGCCGCCGCCGGTCATCACGCTCCGGACCTCATCTGCGTCCCTACCGGAGTAGGATCCCTGTTGCAGGCCGCTCTGGCTCACTACCGCCGTTCCGGATCGAACCCCGAACGCGGCAGCACTGCAGGTCCCGGCACACAGGCAGGCAGAGCCGACCACACTGCTGTTGTGTCCGTCGAAACCGAGGCAGCCGCGTGCATGGGACCGAGTCTGCGTGCCGGTCACCCCGTCACCGTGAAGACCGGACAGACGATCATGTCGGGACTCAACTGCGGAACCCCCTCGTCGGTGGCCTGGCCGCTGGTGCGCGACGGTCTCGACGCTGCAGTGACGGTGAGCGACAGTGCTGCCGTCGAAGCTGCTCACCGGCTCGCCGAGCTCGGGGTGGCAGCCGGACCCTGTGGAGCCGCATCACTGGCAGGAGTCAGAGAGGCCATCGGCGGTGCGGAGAAAGAAGACCGTCGACGGCATCTGGGCGTGGACGCTTCCAGCGTGATCGTCTTGACGGTCACCGAGGGGTCCGATGCGAACCCAGTGCCGGAGGTTTGA
- a CDS encoding M20 aminoacylase family protein: MTAEHIDLATDWRRHLHAIPGIAFDVAEVAEFVARTCTDLGWEVTTGIGGSGVVATLRRGTSSRSIALRADMDGLPITENTGVAHASKNPGSMHACGHDGHMAMLLGTASALAKDIDFDGTVHLIFQPAEEPGTGAEAMINDRLFDRFPTDEIYGLHNIPGLPEGEIHTRPGPIMASEDNFEIRISGRGGHASAPHFVIDPMIVGAEIVLSLQTVVARNVDPLDAVVVSCTELFTDGARNAIPGQLVIRGDARTFTDADSTLVETRIREISEGIAVAHRASCEVSYTRVFRPTVNDADCVGHASAAARRAVGSDKVDASCRPVTASEDFAAYAREVPACFAFLGAGEIGEGGTAPLHSRDFDFNDRILGAGIEFYTALVTARLTEGNHS, translated from the coding sequence ATGACAGCCGAACACATCGACCTCGCCACTGACTGGCGCAGGCACCTCCACGCAATTCCGGGCATCGCATTCGACGTCGCCGAGGTTGCCGAGTTCGTCGCCCGCACCTGCACCGATCTGGGCTGGGAGGTGACGACAGGCATCGGCGGCAGCGGTGTCGTCGCCACTCTGAGGCGCGGCACGAGCTCGCGGTCCATCGCGCTGCGGGCAGACATGGACGGGCTGCCGATCACCGAGAACACGGGCGTCGCCCATGCTTCGAAGAACCCCGGGTCCATGCACGCCTGCGGACATGACGGGCACATGGCGATGCTGCTCGGCACCGCCTCGGCGCTGGCGAAGGACATCGACTTCGACGGAACCGTCCATCTGATCTTCCAGCCGGCGGAGGAGCCGGGAACTGGTGCCGAGGCGATGATCAACGACAGACTGTTCGACCGGTTCCCCACCGATGAGATCTACGGCCTCCACAACATCCCGGGCCTGCCCGAGGGCGAGATCCACACCCGCCCCGGACCGATCATGGCGTCGGAGGACAACTTCGAGATCCGCATCAGCGGACGGGGCGGGCACGCCTCCGCCCCGCACTTCGTCATCGACCCGATGATCGTCGGTGCCGAGATCGTCCTGTCCCTTCAGACCGTCGTCGCGCGCAACGTCGACCCGCTCGATGCGGTCGTCGTCTCGTGCACGGAGCTGTTCACCGACGGTGCCCGCAATGCCATCCCTGGGCAGCTGGTCATCCGCGGGGATGCGAGGACGTTCACCGATGCCGACAGCACGCTCGTCGAGACGCGCATCCGTGAGATCTCGGAGGGAATCGCCGTCGCTCACCGGGCCTCGTGCGAGGTCTCGTACACGCGCGTGTTCCGTCCGACCGTCAACGACGCCGACTGTGTTGGCCATGCGTCAGCCGCAGCCCGGCGCGCAGTGGGATCAGACAAGGTCGACGCCTCGTGCCGCCCGGTGACCGCCAGCGAAGATTTTGCGGCCTACGCTCGCGAAGTTCCGGCCTGTTTCGCGTTCCTCGGCGCCGGTGAGATCGGTGAGGGCGGCACGGCGCCGCTGCACAGCCGTGATTTCGACTTCAACGATCGGATCCTCGGCGCCGGAATCGAATTCTACACCGCACTCGTCACAGCCCGCCTGACCGAAGGGAACCACTCATGA
- a CDS encoding Lrp/AsnC family transcriptional regulator: MDASLDEIDFRLLDALQADARLPQSALGARVGLSTAAVNRRLKRLTESGIILGSTLTLAPELLGRPVRVIAQLAVESEQLDKLDEVRAALVERPEVQQCYYVAGEWDFVLILLVRDMAEYTELTRQLFFGNDNVRRFSTQVVMDAAKVGLTVPLG; this comes from the coding sequence GTGGATGCCAGCCTGGACGAGATCGACTTCAGACTGCTCGACGCACTGCAGGCCGATGCACGGTTACCCCAATCGGCATTGGGCGCACGCGTCGGGCTGTCGACGGCCGCAGTCAATCGGCGCCTCAAGCGTCTGACCGAATCCGGCATCATCCTCGGCAGCACCCTGACCCTGGCCCCGGAGCTCCTCGGACGTCCGGTGAGAGTCATCGCCCAGCTGGCCGTCGAGAGCGAGCAGCTGGACAAGCTCGACGAAGTCCGTGCCGCACTGGTCGAACGGCCCGAGGTCCAACAGTGCTACTACGTGGCGGGCGAATGGGACTTCGTGCTCATCCTCCTCGTCCGGGATATGGCCGAGTACACGGAGCTGACCAGACAGCTGTTCTTCGGCAACGACAATGTTCGACGCTTCAGCACGCAGGTGGTCATGGACGCTGCGAAAGTCGGCCTCACGGTTCCCCTTGGATGA
- a CDS encoding MMPL family transporter translates to MPRHLLTSTPPDPDPRRGGPAGADASAEGTAAAPESAPNRRPVRGRGALLILFAVLLIAWVGISGIGGPYFGKISDVATNDRSSFLPESSESTRAQDQIEKFSDLDYVPAIVVLENSDGIIDDDRSRLDDLTKQLEGKKLLAADPSPAIPSEDGKALQLILPVTTDTTADDVETIRDTIDQVFPQAVAADSTPAQAAKAPTTSANVHVTGPAGFSADLTEAFAGIDGILLLVALIAVFVILVIVYRSPLLPIIVLFTSVAALAASIFIVWHLADAEILLVNGQVQGILFILVVGATTDYSLLVVARFRDALLHEPDRVRAGLSAVKGVLEPIAASGGTVIASLLVLLLTDLASTRALGPVAAIGIATAMLAALTFLPAALMTIGRALFWPFRPRVQADTAQPKRGLWVRIAEAVAKHPRRIWVTLVIILAIPLVGLGQLKAEGVPQSDFVLGDSEARDGQDILAEHFPGGSGSPTQIVVAKDQLEDAAKAVGHLGEVESMTVTANDSPSGTLTVAKDGQIEPPRERPADAGPASSGQTPSGQPGSMEPTPTEVNGNVLLEATLTSVADSDAAESTVTTIRDRVHEIDPDALVGGESAVDLDTNTTAEADRSLAIPLILVVVTIVLILLLRSLLAPLLLVALTVLSFGTALGVSALVFNDVIGFPGADPSVPLYAFVFLVALGIDYNIFLMSRVREESLRLGTRAGVLRGLVTTGGVITSAGIVLAATFAALAVIPVMFLFQLAFIVTFGVLLDAILVRSLVVPALVHDLGRAVWWPWRKRIPKD, encoded by the coding sequence ATGCCCCGCCACCTGCTGACCTCGACCCCTCCGGACCCCGACCCACGCCGAGGCGGTCCCGCAGGAGCCGACGCAAGTGCCGAAGGCACGGCTGCCGCCCCCGAAAGCGCGCCCAACCGTCGTCCCGTCCGTGGCCGAGGGGCACTGCTCATCCTCTTCGCTGTCCTCCTCATCGCCTGGGTCGGCATCTCCGGCATCGGCGGCCCGTACTTCGGCAAGATCTCCGACGTCGCCACGAACGACCGCTCGTCCTTCCTCCCCGAATCCTCGGAATCCACGCGTGCCCAGGACCAGATCGAGAAATTCAGCGACCTCGACTATGTGCCCGCCATCGTCGTCCTCGAGAACAGCGACGGCATTATCGACGACGACCGGTCCCGACTCGACGATCTGACGAAACAGCTTGAAGGCAAAAAGCTGCTCGCCGCCGACCCCTCGCCGGCCATCCCGTCCGAAGACGGCAAGGCCCTCCAGCTCATCCTCCCGGTCACCACGGACACCACTGCCGATGACGTCGAGACCATCAGGGACACGATCGATCAGGTCTTCCCACAAGCGGTCGCTGCCGATTCGACCCCGGCTCAGGCCGCCAAAGCCCCGACCACCTCGGCGAATGTCCATGTCACCGGCCCGGCCGGATTCTCCGCCGACCTCACCGAAGCCTTCGCCGGCATCGACGGCATCCTCCTGCTCGTCGCACTCATCGCCGTCTTCGTCATCCTCGTCATCGTCTACCGGTCCCCGCTGCTGCCGATCATCGTCCTCTTCACCTCGGTCGCCGCACTCGCCGCCTCGATCTTCATCGTCTGGCACCTCGCCGACGCCGAGATCCTGCTCGTCAACGGGCAGGTCCAAGGCATCCTCTTCATCCTCGTCGTCGGCGCCACCACCGACTACTCCCTCCTCGTCGTCGCCCGCTTCCGCGACGCCCTGCTCCATGAACCCGACCGGGTGCGGGCCGGGCTGAGTGCCGTGAAGGGAGTCCTCGAGCCGATCGCGGCCTCCGGCGGCACCGTCATCGCCAGCCTGCTCGTCCTCCTGCTCACCGACCTCGCCTCGACCAGGGCGCTCGGCCCGGTCGCCGCGATCGGCATCGCTACCGCCATGCTAGCAGCCCTGACCTTCCTGCCCGCCGCGCTGATGACCATCGGCCGTGCATTGTTCTGGCCCTTCCGTCCCCGCGTGCAGGCCGACACAGCGCAACCCAAGCGCGGGCTCTGGGTCCGAATCGCCGAGGCGGTCGCGAAGCATCCGCGCCGCATCTGGGTCACGCTCGTCATCATCCTCGCCATCCCGCTGGTCGGTCTCGGCCAGCTCAAGGCCGAGGGCGTGCCGCAGTCCGACTTCGTCCTCGGTGACTCCGAGGCTCGTGACGGCCAGGACATCCTCGCCGAGCATTTCCCCGGCGGCTCCGGATCTCCGACGCAGATCGTCGTGGCGAAAGACCAACTTGAGGATGCGGCGAAGGCAGTCGGCCACCTCGGCGAGGTCGAATCGATGACCGTCACCGCCAACGATTCCCCGAGCGGAACGCTCACCGTGGCTAAGGATGGTCAGATCGAGCCCCCGCGCGAACGCCCGGCGGACGCGGGACCGGCGTCGTCCGGTCAGACCCCGTCCGGCCAGCCCGGGTCGATGGAACCGACGCCCACCGAGGTCAACGGCAACGTCCTGCTGGAAGCGACTCTGACCTCGGTCGCCGACTCCGATGCCGCCGAATCCACGGTCACGACGATCCGCGACCGGGTGCACGAGATCGACCCCGACGCCCTCGTCGGCGGGGAATCCGCGGTCGACCTCGATACGAACACCACCGCCGAGGCGGACCGATCCCTGGCGATCCCGCTCATCCTCGTCGTGGTCACGATCGTGCTCATCCTGCTGCTGCGCTCACTGCTGGCACCGCTGCTGCTCGTGGCCCTGACCGTGCTGTCCTTCGGCACCGCGCTGGGAGTCTCCGCACTCGTGTTCAACGACGTCATCGGGTTCCCGGGAGCGGACCCCTCGGTGCCGCTCTACGCGTTCGTCTTCCTCGTCGCGCTCGGCATCGACTACAACATCTTCCTCATGTCCAGGGTGCGGGAGGAGTCGCTGCGTTTGGGGACTCGGGCGGGCGTGCTCAGGGGGCTCGTGACCACGGGCGGGGTGATCACCTCGGCGGGCATCGTCCTGGCAGCGACCTTTGCCGCGCTCGCCGTCATCCCGGTGATGTTCCTCTTCCAGCTCGCCTTCATCGTCACCTTCGGCGTCCTCCTCGACGCGATCCTCGTCCGCTCACTCGTCGTGCCGGCACTGGTGCATGACCTGGGACGGGCCGTGTGGTGGCCATGGCGGAAGCGGATCCCCAAGGACTGA
- a CDS encoding MarR family winged helix-turn-helix transcriptional regulator has protein sequence MDKTTPVSTLIRQNGPIKIATWRLMMEKYQDFMTRFEHEFRTRHGLSANEFDVLINARPMSQVRHRDLLRSLVISRSALSRLLGKLEERGLVTQQPDPEDQRGVLVTLTEAGQKLCDEAAATNAEIILAAFGGLTDAEADQIFELVSKVCPVE, from the coding sequence GTGGACAAGACGACTCCCGTCAGCACTCTGATCAGGCAGAACGGTCCGATCAAGATTGCGACCTGGCGTCTGATGATGGAGAAGTATCAGGACTTCATGACGAGGTTCGAGCACGAGTTCCGGACCCGGCACGGGCTGAGCGCCAACGAGTTCGACGTGCTCATCAATGCCAGACCCATGTCCCAGGTGCGTCACCGCGACCTCCTGCGCAGCCTGGTGATCAGCCGCAGTGCGCTCAGTCGGCTGCTGGGCAAGCTCGAGGAACGCGGGCTGGTCACCCAGCAGCCCGATCCCGAGGACCAGCGCGGTGTGCTCGTCACCCTCACCGAGGCGGGCCAGAAGCTCTGCGACGAGGCAGCCGCGACGAATGCCGAGATCATCCTCGCGGCATTCGGTGGACTCACCGACGCCGAGGCGGATCAGATCTTCGAGCTCGTGTCGAAGGTGTGCCCGGTGGAGTAG